The bacterium genome includes a region encoding these proteins:
- a CDS encoding IS1595 family transposase, whose amino-acid sequence MRKSRLSWGKQERLIEHFVAGTT is encoded by the coding sequence ATGAGAAAGAGCAGGCTAAGCTGGGGCAAGCAAGAGCGGTTGATCGAGCACTTTGTAGCCGGGACTACA